In Synergistales bacterium, a single window of DNA contains:
- the rpsF gene encoding 30S ribosomal protein S6 codes for MRPYEMMVLLHPDVEDHKELVDEIGTVIKNLDGETADVNVWGKRQLAYPIEEMTEGFYAVYTFGMESATVDELDRQIGLKGNVVRHMIVRRDEA; via the coding sequence ATGCGGCCCTACGAAATGATGGTGCTGCTCCATCCTGATGTTGAAGACCACAAGGAACTTGTGGACGAGATCGGAACGGTTATCAAGAATCTGGATGGAGAGACGGCCGATGTCAATGTCTGGGGAAAACGGCAGCTTGCCTATCCCATCGAGGAGATGACCGAGGGATTCTATGCCGTGTACACCTTTGGCATGGAGTCCGCCACGGTGGACGAGCTGGACAGGCAGATCGGCCTGAAAGGAAATGTCGTCCGCCACATGATTGTCCGCAGAGATGAAGCCTAG
- the argS gene encoding arginine--tRNA ligase, whose protein sequence is MEDVQALLSEGVRKALQKLAAERGVAEEALPQVELERPKREGQGDWATNAAMKSSKAFGARPRDLAEELAARIPVGDEGYVEKVEVAGPGFINFFLNRRWMGSVLDRVLREGDSYGKSDIGRGRKVQVEFVSANPTGPLHIGHGRGAAVGDVTAAILEHTGWQVEREYLINDAGLQMDILGRSTQARYFELLGKPEQAPFPEDGYKGDYIYDIAREIIDAEGERFLAEPLEESMPWFRQYAEDVILAGIRDDLRAFGVTFDVWFSEKSLYRNGRDAARETVDLLKEKDYAYAADGAEWFGATRFGDEKDRVLIRSNGAPTYFVSDMAYHKDKYDRGFDMVINVWGADHHGYVPRMKAGVEALGRSPEDLQILLIQFVSLLRGGEQVPMSTRAGQFVTLRDVVEEVGRDATRYFFLMRRSNSHLDFDLDLAKSTSSDNPVYYVQYAHARIQSVFAAAEAAGREIPEAGRLDVAVLDSREEQNLVRRLDVFGEELEKAARDLEPHRLVYYLHQLACDFHAFYNAHRVLGEERSVEASRLLLLQAVRVVLRNALNLLGVTAPDSM, encoded by the coding sequence GTGGAAGATGTGCAGGCGCTCCTCTCGGAAGGGGTGCGGAAGGCGCTGCAGAAGCTCGCCGCGGAGCGTGGGGTTGCGGAGGAAGCGCTCCCCCAGGTGGAGCTGGAGCGGCCGAAACGCGAAGGACAGGGCGACTGGGCCACCAACGCCGCGATGAAATCGTCCAAGGCCTTCGGCGCCAGGCCGCGGGACCTGGCGGAGGAGCTGGCGGCGCGGATCCCCGTGGGTGACGAGGGGTATGTGGAGAAGGTCGAGGTGGCCGGCCCGGGCTTTATCAATTTCTTTCTGAACCGGCGCTGGATGGGTTCCGTTCTCGATCGGGTGCTCCGGGAGGGCGACAGCTACGGCAAGAGCGACATCGGCCGGGGACGGAAGGTGCAGGTGGAGTTTGTCAGCGCCAACCCCACGGGGCCGCTGCACATCGGCCACGGGCGGGGCGCCGCCGTGGGCGACGTGACGGCCGCCATCCTGGAGCACACCGGCTGGCAGGTGGAGCGGGAGTATCTGATCAACGACGCCGGTCTCCAGATGGATATCCTCGGCCGCTCCACCCAGGCCCGGTACTTCGAGCTGCTGGGGAAACCGGAGCAGGCCCCCTTCCCCGAGGACGGCTACAAGGGCGACTACATCTACGATATCGCCCGGGAGATCATCGACGCCGAGGGGGAGCGTTTCCTCGCCGAGCCCCTCGAGGAGAGCATGCCCTGGTTCCGGCAGTACGCCGAGGATGTGATCCTGGCGGGGATCCGGGACGACCTGCGGGCCTTCGGGGTGACCTTCGATGTCTGGTTCTCCGAGAAGAGCCTCTACCGGAACGGCCGCGACGCCGCCCGGGAGACGGTGGACCTTCTCAAGGAGAAGGACTACGCCTACGCCGCCGACGGGGCCGAGTGGTTCGGTGCCACCCGCTTCGGCGACGAGAAGGACCGGGTGCTCATCAGGAGCAACGGCGCGCCCACCTACTTCGTCTCCGATATGGCCTACCACAAGGACAAGTACGACCGGGGCTTCGATATGGTCATCAACGTCTGGGGCGCCGACCACCACGGCTACGTTCCCCGGATGAAGGCCGGCGTGGAGGCGCTCGGCCGGTCGCCGGAGGATCTCCAGATCCTTTTGATCCAGTTCGTCAGCCTTCTGCGGGGCGGGGAGCAGGTGCCCATGTCCACCAGGGCCGGGCAGTTCGTCACCCTGCGGGATGTGGTCGAGGAGGTCGGCAGGGACGCCACGCGGTACTTCTTCCTCATGCGCCGGAGCAACAGCCATCTCGATTTCGACCTCGACCTGGCCAAGAGCACCTCGTCGGACAATCCCGTCTACTACGTGCAGTACGCCCACGCCCGTATCCAGAGCGTCTTCGCCGCGGCCGAAGCGGCGGGGAGGGAGATCCCGGAGGCGGGCAGACTCGATGTGGCCGTGCTCGATTCCAGGGAGGAGCAGAATCTGGTCCGGCGGCTGGACGTCTTCGGCGAGGAGCTGGAGAAGGCCGCCCGCGACCTGGAGCCCCACCGGCTGGTCTACTATCTCCACCAGCTGGCCTGCGACTTCCATGCCTTCTACAACGCCCATCGGGTTCTGGGTGAGGAGCGGAGCGTCGAAGCGAGCCGGCTGCTTCTCCTCCAGGCGGTCCGGGTGGTTCTGCGGAACGCCCTGAATCTGCTGGGGGTCACGGCGCCGGATTCGATGTAG
- a CDS encoding septum formation initiator family protein: protein MPRLRWILIATVGAVAAAMFATACSYEAERIARLGRIVEQKRDEIVRLDREVQRLQRKIRYYRTREGVARLAREQFNMVFPDERIFRILSEDPEGAHVLPAAEP from the coding sequence ATGCCGCGGCTCCGGTGGATCCTGATCGCCACGGTCGGCGCTGTCGCCGCCGCCATGTTCGCCACCGCCTGCAGCTATGAAGCGGAACGCATCGCCCGGCTGGGCCGCATTGTGGAGCAGAAGCGCGACGAGATCGTGCGGCTTGACCGCGAGGTGCAGCGTCTGCAGCGCAAGATACGGTACTACCGAACCCGGGAGGGCGTGGCCAGGCTCGCCAGGGAGCAGTTCAACATGGTCTTCCCCGACGAGCGCATCTTCCGGATCCTTTCGGAGGATCCGGAGGGCGCTCATGTGTTGCCTGCCGCCGAGCCCTAG